A region of Mesorhizobium sp. AR02 DNA encodes the following proteins:
- the nirB gene encoding nitrite reductase large subunit NirB → MTEKLVIIGNGMAPGRMLEHLLEKAPGRYQVTIFNAEPRVNYDRIMLSPVLSGEKDYEEIIIHGDGWYIKHGITLYKGHKIVAIDRQAKTVTSDHGVTEPYDKLVIATGSVPFIIPVPGHALPGVLTYRDLDDVQAMMLAAQSRAKAVVIGGGLLGLEAAAGLNAQGMDVTVLHVMPTLMERQLDPAAGYLLQRAVEQRGIKVITKANTQAITGNGKVEQVELADGTIIPATLVVMAVGIRPNSALAKEAGIAVNRGIVVDAGMRSNDPDIYALGECAEVNGMVYGLVAPLYEMARVAAHQLAGSEAAAFVHMDTPTKLKVTGIDLFSLGDFAEGEDRQEIVLRDAAAGVYKRLVLKDDRIIGTVLYGETADGAWFNDLKKKQTDISEMRDTLIFGQSYQGGAPLDPMAAVAALPDDAEICGCNGVCKGKITGAITAKGLTSLDDVRAHTKASASCGSCTGLVEKLMVLTIGDKYNPAAVQPMCGCTTLGHDEVRRLIIAKRLKTIPAVMQELEWTTSCGCAKCRPALNYYLVCDWPDDYADDYQSRFINERVHANIQKDGTYSVVPRMWGGVTNAAELRAIADVVDKFEIPMVKVTGGQRIDMLGIRKEDLPAVWADLGQAGFVSGHAYAKGLRTVKTCVGSDWCRFGTQDSTGLGIRIEKFMWGSWTPAKVKMAVSGCPRNCAEATCKDVGVICVDSGYEIHFAGAAGLDIKGTEVLGLVKTEDEALEHIVALTQMYREQGRYLERIYKWAKRIGIPEIKRQIMDDTSKRKAYYDRFVFSQKFAQVDPWSERVSGKDKHEFRPMASVGFAEAAE, encoded by the coding sequence ATGACAGAGAAACTCGTCATCATCGGCAACGGCATGGCGCCAGGGCGCATGCTCGAGCATCTGCTGGAAAAGGCGCCCGGCCGCTACCAGGTCACCATCTTCAACGCCGAGCCGCGTGTGAACTACGACCGCATCATGCTGTCGCCGGTGCTGTCGGGCGAAAAGGATTATGAGGAGATCATCATCCATGGTGACGGCTGGTACATCAAGCACGGCATCACCCTCTACAAGGGCCACAAGATCGTTGCCATCGACCGGCAGGCGAAGACCGTCACCTCCGACCACGGCGTCACCGAGCCTTACGACAAGCTCGTCATCGCCACCGGCTCGGTGCCGTTCATCATTCCAGTGCCCGGCCATGCTCTGCCGGGCGTGCTGACCTATCGCGATCTCGACGATGTCCAGGCCATGATGCTGGCGGCCCAGTCGCGCGCCAAGGCCGTGGTGATCGGCGGCGGCCTGCTTGGACTGGAGGCGGCAGCCGGCCTCAACGCGCAAGGCATGGACGTCACCGTGCTGCATGTCATGCCGACGCTGATGGAGCGCCAGCTCGATCCGGCCGCCGGCTATCTCTTGCAGCGCGCCGTCGAACAACGCGGCATCAAGGTCATCACCAAGGCCAACACGCAGGCGATCACGGGCAACGGCAAGGTCGAGCAGGTAGAACTCGCCGACGGCACCATCATTCCGGCGACGCTGGTGGTCATGGCCGTCGGCATCAGGCCGAATTCGGCACTGGCGAAAGAAGCGGGCATCGCCGTCAACAGAGGCATCGTCGTCGACGCCGGCATGCGCAGCAACGATCCCGACATCTACGCGCTCGGCGAATGCGCCGAGGTCAACGGCATGGTCTACGGGCTCGTCGCGCCGCTCTACGAGATGGCACGGGTCGCCGCCCACCAGCTCGCCGGCAGCGAGGCTGCCGCCTTCGTCCATATGGACACGCCGACCAAGCTCAAGGTCACCGGCATCGACCTGTTTTCGCTCGGCGACTTCGCCGAGGGCGAGGACCGCCAGGAGATCGTGCTGCGCGATGCGGCGGCCGGCGTCTACAAGCGCCTGGTGCTCAAGGACGACCGCATCATCGGCACCGTGCTCTATGGCGAGACGGCGGATGGCGCCTGGTTCAACGACCTGAAGAAAAAGCAGACCGACATATCCGAAATGCGCGACACGCTCATCTTCGGCCAGTCCTACCAGGGGGGTGCCCCGCTGGACCCTATGGCGGCCGTTGCAGCCTTGCCGGATGATGCGGAAATCTGCGGCTGCAACGGCGTCTGCAAGGGCAAGATCACAGGCGCGATCACGGCCAAGGGCCTGACCTCGCTCGACGATGTGCGCGCCCACACCAAGGCGTCAGCCTCCTGCGGTTCCTGCACCGGACTGGTCGAAAAACTGATGGTCCTGACCATCGGCGACAAATACAACCCAGCCGCGGTCCAGCCGATGTGCGGCTGCACGACGCTCGGCCATGACGAAGTGCGCCGGCTGATCATCGCCAAGCGTCTGAAGACCATTCCCGCCGTCATGCAGGAGCTGGAATGGACGACCTCCTGCGGCTGCGCCAAATGCCGGCCGGCGCTCAACTACTATCTCGTCTGCGACTGGCCGGACGACTACGCCGACGACTACCAGTCGCGCTTCATCAACGAGCGCGTCCACGCCAACATCCAGAAGGACGGCACCTATTCGGTGGTGCCGCGCATGTGGGGCGGGGTGACCAATGCCGCCGAACTGCGCGCCATCGCCGATGTCGTCGACAAGTTCGAGATCCCGATGGTCAAGGTCACCGGCGGCCAGCGCATCGACATGCTGGGCATCCGCAAGGAAGACCTGCCGGCGGTGTGGGCCGATCTCGGCCAGGCCGGCTTCGTCTCCGGCCATGCCTATGCCAAAGGCTTGCGCACGGTGAAGACCTGCGTCGGCTCCGACTGGTGCCGCTTCGGCACACAGGATTCGACGGGGCTGGGCATCCGCATCGAAAAATTCATGTGGGGCTCGTGGACCCCGGCCAAGGTCAAGATGGCGGTGTCGGGCTGTCCGAGGAACTGCGCCGAGGCGACCTGCAAGGATGTCGGCGTCATCTGCGTCGATAGCGGCTACGAGATCCATTTCGCCGGTGCCGCCGGCCTCGACATCAAGGGCACCGAAGTGCTCGGCCTTGTGAAGACGGAAGACGAGGCGCTCGAACATATCGTGGCGCTGACGCAGATGTACCGCGAGCAGGGCCGCTATCTCGAGCGCATCTACAAATGGGCCAAGCGCATCGGCATACCGGAGATCAAGCGCCAGATCATGGACGATACGAGCAAGCGCAAGGCCTACTACGACCGCTTCGTCTTTTCTCAGAAATTCGCCCAGGTCGACCCATGGTCGGAGCGCGTCTCCGGCAAGGACAAGCACGAATTCCGGCCGATGGCTTCGGTCGGGTTTGCAGAGGCGGCGGAGTGA
- a CDS encoding MFS transporter translates to MSTIAFTVCFAVWTIFSIIGVRIKQELGLNETQFGLLVGTPILTGSLVRMVLGVWTDRFGGRLVYTATMLAAAVATFLLAFAHTYGQMLVAALGVGLAGGSFAVGVSYVSRFFPADKQGTALGIFGAGNVGAAVTKFLAPFVLLSWGWQSVALIWAAALVVMAAIFWFTTGDDPVIRERRAGKAAPTRSFWQEFAPLKNVQVWRFAFYYFFAFGAFVALSLWLPRYLIGVYGFGLATAGMIGAAYSIPASVFRAYGGVLADRIGARTVLYSTFAVSAVATLVLSLPSADYVVRGISGPIAFHFEIGPLAFIAVACVLGFFMSLGKAAVYKHIPAYYPQSVGAVGGVVGMIGGLGGFILPIAFGALNDLTGVWSSCFMLLFVIVVTCLAWMHVSIRRMERAASAEPSPLSYAAE, encoded by the coding sequence ATGTCCACCATCGCCTTCACCGTATGCTTCGCGGTGTGGACGATCTTTTCAATCATCGGCGTGCGCATAAAGCAGGAGCTCGGGCTGAACGAGACGCAGTTCGGCCTGCTCGTCGGCACGCCGATCCTCACCGGTTCGCTCGTACGCATGGTGCTCGGCGTCTGGACCGACCGCTTTGGCGGACGGCTGGTCTACACCGCGACCATGCTTGCGGCGGCGGTTGCGACCTTCCTGCTGGCTTTCGCGCACACCTACGGACAGATGCTGGTTGCCGCGCTCGGCGTCGGGCTCGCCGGCGGCTCCTTCGCTGTCGGCGTGTCCTATGTCTCGCGCTTCTTCCCGGCGGACAAGCAGGGCACGGCCCTCGGTATCTTCGGTGCCGGCAATGTCGGGGCCGCGGTCACCAAATTCCTGGCGCCCTTCGTGCTTCTCTCCTGGGGCTGGCAGTCGGTGGCTCTGATCTGGGCGGCGGCACTCGTCGTCATGGCCGCCATCTTCTGGTTCACCACCGGCGATGATCCGGTCATCCGCGAGCGCCGCGCCGGCAAGGCAGCCCCCACGAGAAGCTTCTGGCAGGAATTCGCGCCGCTCAAGAATGTGCAGGTCTGGCGCTTCGCCTTCTACTACTTCTTCGCCTTTGGCGCGTTCGTGGCGCTGTCGCTGTGGCTGCCGCGCTACCTGATCGGCGTCTACGGCTTCGGACTTGCGACCGCCGGCATGATCGGCGCGGCCTATTCAATTCCCGCAAGTGTGTTCCGCGCCTATGGCGGCGTGCTTGCCGACCGGATCGGCGCCCGGACCGTGCTCTATTCGACGTTCGCCGTCAGTGCCGTCGCGACTCTCGTTCTGTCTCTCCCCTCGGCAGACTACGTCGTGCGCGGCATTAGCGGGCCGATCGCCTTTCATTTCGAGATCGGCCCGCTCGCCTTCATCGCCGTCGCCTGCGTGCTCGGCTTTTTCATGAGCCTCGGCAAGGCCGCCGTCTACAAGCACATCCCGGCCTACTATCCGCAGAGCGTCGGCGCCGTCGGTGGTGTGGTGGGCATGATCGGCGGGCTCGGCGGCTTCATCCTGCCGATCGCCTTCGGCGCCCTCAACGACCTCACCGGCGTGTGGTCGAGTTGCTTCATGCTGCTCTTCGTCATCGTCGTCACCTGCCTTGCCTGGATGCATGTCTCCATCCGGCGCATGGAGCGCGCGGCATCCGCCGAACCTTCACCCCTTTCCTACGCGGCTGAATGA
- a CDS encoding twin-arginine translocation signal domain-containing protein, whose translation MTKRIGTGASLADFTRRDFLASSALTAALFTAALLLFPIGAKTQSKDLTVANPVSLHPSMPRR comes from the coding sequence ATGACGAAACGGATCGGAACTGGCGCGTCCCTCGCGGACTTCACGCGCCGCGATTTTCTGGCCAGCAGCGCGCTGACGGCGGCACTGTTCACCGCCGCGCTCCTGCTGTTTCCGATCGGCGCCAAGACCCAAAGCAAGGACCTGACGGTCGCGAACCCGGTCTCGTTGCACCCATCGATGCCGCGCCGCTGA
- a CDS encoding ABC transporter ATP-binding protein, which produces MTAYLKLDHIDKSFARGGQVSEVLRDIRLTIDKGEFVSIIGHSGCGKSTLLNLIAGLTNVSAGAVLLENKEVDSPGPERAVVFQNHSLLPWLTVYENINLAVSKVFGRSKSRAERHDWIMRNLDLVQMAHARDKRPAEISGGMKQRVGIARALAMEPKILLLDEPFGALDALTRAHLQDAVMDIHSRLDSTTIMITHDVDEAVLLSDRIVMMTNGPAATIGEVLAVPLARPRRRVELSSDRTFLRCREAVLKFLYERHRFVAAAE; this is translated from the coding sequence TGAGGGATATCAGGCTGACCATCGACAAGGGCGAATTCGTCTCCATCATCGGCCATTCCGGCTGCGGCAAGTCGACCTTGCTCAACCTGATCGCCGGCCTGACCAATGTATCCGCCGGCGCCGTGCTGCTCGAAAACAAGGAGGTCGACAGCCCCGGACCCGAACGCGCGGTAGTGTTCCAGAACCACTCGCTGCTGCCTTGGCTCACCGTCTACGAGAACATCAACCTCGCGGTATCCAAGGTCTTCGGCCGCAGCAAGAGCCGAGCGGAGCGGCACGACTGGATCATGCGCAATCTCGACCTCGTGCAGATGGCGCATGCCAGGGACAAGCGCCCGGCCGAGATTTCCGGCGGCATGAAGCAGCGCGTCGGCATCGCACGCGCGCTGGCCATGGAGCCGAAGATCCTGCTGCTCGACGAGCCGTTCGGCGCGCTCGACGCGCTGACGCGCGCCCATCTGCAGGACGCGGTGATGGACATCCATTCGAGGCTGGACTCGACGACCATCATGATCACCCACGATGTCGATGAGGCCGTGCTCTTGTCCGACCGCATCGTGATGATGACCAACGGCCCGGCCGCGACCATCGGCGAGGTGCTTGCCGTGCCGCTGGCCCGACCGCGCCGGCGTGTCGAGCTTTCCTCCGACCGCACCTTCCTGCGCTGCCGCGAGGCGGTGCTGAAGTTCCTCTACGAGCGCCACCGCTTCGTCGCGGCCGCAGAGTAA